One segment of Panicum virgatum strain AP13 chromosome 3K, P.virgatum_v5, whole genome shotgun sequence DNA contains the following:
- the LOC120697354 gene encoding solute carrier family 40 member 3, chloroplastic-like isoform X2 produces the protein MAASVSKLLAPPRSRHAATSRRFLPPRTSSARSPAGRRVAAPPSSLVPARRVTASCASADRAGSTGTDLAAATEEEELDDGLPFVQLSSDILRTELSLLKDGAPAAGSSLLAALPRRDADGDRLLGETAAYPAAMTALYAACLAGNATEQLWNFTWPAAMAALHPSLLPVAVLGFFTKLVVFAAGPLVGELISSLPRIPAYRYLTVIQAAAHWVSAAMIAYAFTLPRASTAPALLLQPWFAALVASTAVDRLSCVSLGVIAERDFVVQLAGEGRPVALARANATLSRVELLCETAGASIFAVLLSRNDPLTCIRLSCAVSLCALPLLLFLGGAMNRLADGIFDHSAGLGSLQRSEHGSTHTTSAFSIRKKAEEAWATIKHGWTEYLRQPVLPASLAYVLVCFNVALAPGALMTTFLIHHGVSASVLGVFGGSSALMGILATFVVPKLVKELGILKAGAAGLVAQSALLGAAVLVFLTGPVSRQGGLFVFLGLIVASRLGHMAYSVVSLQVVQTGNPVGKAKLIGATEIAVASLAELAMMAVAMVTKDAAHFGWLAALSAASVTVAASLFCAWLANPTDELKRLFPC, from the exons atggcggcgtccGTGTCCAAGCTGCTCGCCCCGCCTCGCTCGCGGCACGCCGCCACCTCCCGGCGCTTCCTCCCTCCCCGCACATCGTCCGCGCGGAGCCCGGCCGGCCGTCGAgtcgcggcgccgccgtccag CCTAGTGCCAGCAAGGCGCGTCACCGCGAGCTGCGCCTCCGCAGACCGCGCCGGCTCGACGGGcacggacctcgccgccgccaccgaggaggaggagctcgacgACGGCCTGCCATTCGTCCAGCTGTCCTCGGACATCCTCCGGACAGAGCTGAGCCTGCTCAAGGacggcgcgcccgccgccggctcgtCTCTCCTCGCCGCCCTTCCGAGGAGGGACGCCGACGGCGATCGCCTCTTGGGCGAAACCGCGGCTTACCCGGCCGCCATGACAG CGCTGTACGCCGCCTGCCTCGCCGGGAACGCGACGGAGCAGCTCTGGAACTTCACCTggcccgccgccatggccgcgctccACCCGAGCCTCCTCCCCGTCGCCGTCCTAGGCTTCTTCACCAAG CTCGTGGTGTTCGCGGCCGGTCCGCTGGTCGGGGAGCTCATCAGCTCGCTCCCTCGCATCCCCGCGTACAGATATCTGACCGTGATCCAG GCCGCAGCGCACTGGGTGTCGGCCGCGATGATCGCGTACGCGTTCACGCTCCCCCGGGcttccacggcgccggcgctgctcctGCAGCCGTGGTTCGCGGCGCTGGTGGCGTCCACCGCCGTCGACCGGCTCTCCTGCGTCTCCCTCGGCGTCATCGCCGAGCGCGACTTCGTCGTCCAG CTAGCAGGGGAAGGCAGGCCGGTCGCGCTGGCGCGGGCGAACGCGACGCTCAGCAGGGTCGAGCTCCTCTGCGAG ACGGCAGGGGCGTCAATCTTCGCCGTCCTGCTCTCCAGGAACGACCCGCTGACCTGCATCAGGCTCTCCTGCGCCGTCTCGCTCTGCGCTCTCCCCCTTCTG TTATTTCTAGGTGGTGCGATGAATCGACTAGCTGACGGCATCTTCGACCACTCTGCTGGTCTGGGTTCGCTCCAGCGCTCTGAACATGGGAGCACGCACACAACTTCTGCTTTCAGCATCAGGAAAAAAG CTGAAGAGGCCTGGGCGACCATCAAGCACGGCTGGACGGAGTACCTCCGGCAGCCCGTCCTTCCGGCGAGCCTCGCCTACGTGCTCGTCTGCTTCAACGTCGCGCTCGCCCCCGGCGCTCTCATGACCACGTTCCTCATCCACCACG GCGTGAGCGCGTCGGTGCTCGGCGTGTTCGGCGGGTCGTCGGCGCTGATGGGGATCCTCGCGACGTTCGTGGTTCCGAAGCTCGTCAAGGAGCTGGGCATCCTCAAG GCCGGAGCTGCTGGGCTGGTCGCTCAGAGTGCGCTCCTCGGCGCGGCGGTCCTGGTCTTCCTCACCGGCCCCGTCTCACGGCAAGGCGGCCTCTTCGTCTTCCTTGGCTTGATC GTGGCGTCGCGGCTGGGGCACATGGCGTACAGCGTGGTcagcctgcaggtggtgcagaCGGGGAACCCGGTGGGAAAGGCTAAGCTCATCGGCGCGACGGAGATCGCAGTGGCCAGCCTCGCCGAGCTCGCCATGATGGCCGTGGCGATGGTCACCAAGGACGCTGCACACTTCGGCTGGCTGGCCGCGCTATCGGCGGCATCGGTGACCGTGGCCGCGAGCCTGTTCTGCGCGTGGCTGGCCAACCCCaccgacgagctcaagcgactCTTCCCATGTTGA
- the LOC120697354 gene encoding solute carrier family 40 member 3, chloroplastic-like isoform X1 — protein sequence MAASVSKLLAPPRSRHAATSRRFLPPRTSSARSPAGRRVAAPPSSLVPARRVTASCASADRAGSTGTDLAAATEEEELDDGLPFVQLSSDILRTELSLLKDGAPAAGSSLLAALPRRDADGDRLLGETAAYPAAMTALYAACLAGNATEQLWNFTWPAAMAALHPSLLPVAVLGFFTKLVVFAAGPLVGELISSLPRIPAYRYLTVIQAAAHWVSAAMIAYAFTLPRASTAPALLLQPWFAALVASTAVDRLSCVSLGVIAERDFVVQLAGEGRPVALARANATLSRVELLCEVRTGDHCKLLRSRSVTMPCNLRVLSCVQTAGASIFAVLLSRNDPLTCIRLSCAVSLCALPLLLFLGGAMNRLADGIFDHSAGLGSLQRSEHGSTHTTSAFSIRKKAEEAWATIKHGWTEYLRQPVLPASLAYVLVCFNVALAPGALMTTFLIHHGVSASVLGVFGGSSALMGILATFVVPKLVKELGILKAGAAGLVAQSALLGAAVLVFLTGPVSRQGGLFVFLGLIVASRLGHMAYSVVSLQVVQTGNPVGKAKLIGATEIAVASLAELAMMAVAMVTKDAAHFGWLAALSAASVTVAASLFCAWLANPTDELKRLFPC from the exons atggcggcgtccGTGTCCAAGCTGCTCGCCCCGCCTCGCTCGCGGCACGCCGCCACCTCCCGGCGCTTCCTCCCTCCCCGCACATCGTCCGCGCGGAGCCCGGCCGGCCGTCGAgtcgcggcgccgccgtccag CCTAGTGCCAGCAAGGCGCGTCACCGCGAGCTGCGCCTCCGCAGACCGCGCCGGCTCGACGGGcacggacctcgccgccgccaccgaggaggaggagctcgacgACGGCCTGCCATTCGTCCAGCTGTCCTCGGACATCCTCCGGACAGAGCTGAGCCTGCTCAAGGacggcgcgcccgccgccggctcgtCTCTCCTCGCCGCCCTTCCGAGGAGGGACGCCGACGGCGATCGCCTCTTGGGCGAAACCGCGGCTTACCCGGCCGCCATGACAG CGCTGTACGCCGCCTGCCTCGCCGGGAACGCGACGGAGCAGCTCTGGAACTTCACCTggcccgccgccatggccgcgctccACCCGAGCCTCCTCCCCGTCGCCGTCCTAGGCTTCTTCACCAAG CTCGTGGTGTTCGCGGCCGGTCCGCTGGTCGGGGAGCTCATCAGCTCGCTCCCTCGCATCCCCGCGTACAGATATCTGACCGTGATCCAG GCCGCAGCGCACTGGGTGTCGGCCGCGATGATCGCGTACGCGTTCACGCTCCCCCGGGcttccacggcgccggcgctgctcctGCAGCCGTGGTTCGCGGCGCTGGTGGCGTCCACCGCCGTCGACCGGCTCTCCTGCGTCTCCCTCGGCGTCATCGCCGAGCGCGACTTCGTCGTCCAG CTAGCAGGGGAAGGCAGGCCGGTCGCGCTGGCGCGGGCGAACGCGACGCTCAGCAGGGTCGAGCTCCTCTGCGAGGTGCGCACCGGCGATCACTGCAAGCTCTTGCGATCCCGTTCTGTTACTATGCCCTGTAATCTGCGCGTGCTGTCTTGTGTGCAGACGGCAGGGGCGTCAATCTTCGCCGTCCTGCTCTCCAGGAACGACCCGCTGACCTGCATCAGGCTCTCCTGCGCCGTCTCGCTCTGCGCTCTCCCCCTTCTG TTATTTCTAGGTGGTGCGATGAATCGACTAGCTGACGGCATCTTCGACCACTCTGCTGGTCTGGGTTCGCTCCAGCGCTCTGAACATGGGAGCACGCACACAACTTCTGCTTTCAGCATCAGGAAAAAAG CTGAAGAGGCCTGGGCGACCATCAAGCACGGCTGGACGGAGTACCTCCGGCAGCCCGTCCTTCCGGCGAGCCTCGCCTACGTGCTCGTCTGCTTCAACGTCGCGCTCGCCCCCGGCGCTCTCATGACCACGTTCCTCATCCACCACG GCGTGAGCGCGTCGGTGCTCGGCGTGTTCGGCGGGTCGTCGGCGCTGATGGGGATCCTCGCGACGTTCGTGGTTCCGAAGCTCGTCAAGGAGCTGGGCATCCTCAAG GCCGGAGCTGCTGGGCTGGTCGCTCAGAGTGCGCTCCTCGGCGCGGCGGTCCTGGTCTTCCTCACCGGCCCCGTCTCACGGCAAGGCGGCCTCTTCGTCTTCCTTGGCTTGATC GTGGCGTCGCGGCTGGGGCACATGGCGTACAGCGTGGTcagcctgcaggtggtgcagaCGGGGAACCCGGTGGGAAAGGCTAAGCTCATCGGCGCGACGGAGATCGCAGTGGCCAGCCTCGCCGAGCTCGCCATGATGGCCGTGGCGATGGTCACCAAGGACGCTGCACACTTCGGCTGGCTGGCCGCGCTATCGGCGGCATCGGTGACCGTGGCCGCGAGCCTGTTCTGCGCGTGGCTGGCCAACCCCaccgacgagctcaagcgactCTTCCCATGTTGA